From Columba livia isolate bColLiv1 breed racing homer chromosome 5, bColLiv1.pat.W.v2, whole genome shotgun sequence, one genomic window encodes:
- the NYNRIN gene encoding protein NYNRIN encodes MTLEISSTGHVLADVNGKSVSFLVDTGATLSLLNFDVPQTSQEMIAIKGVTGSVLNHALSKPLPVTLGDKVTWARFIVAPGAPTSLLGRDLLQEFGTQLTYGKGKAKLIFIGSVFTLDHTPKKEVAIPWELRNVPSGLWSRTTKDIGLLKSALPVVIKTKGGPPPAIKQYPIPAVALPSLRKQIQTFLDEGILKPIMSPFNTPILPVSKNRLDEDGDPEYRFVQDLRAINDYVEAPHPVVPDPSLILTEIPSWAHWYTVLDLTGAFFSIPVAEESQPLFAFTWEGRQLTWTRLPQGFTASPTLFSQILKYDLQDIELPNKSALIQYVDDLLVASRTREACAIDTEHLCIRLYHKGHRASLAKLQFCEPEVKYLGFVLAGGVRKIDPDRINAILQITPPVTKKQMRAFLGQAGFCRPWILGFSELARPLIETTKDKAPEPIVWTPELSDAFASLKQALVTAPALGLPNYTKPFTLYATEKGGIAKGVLVQPHGPYERPVGYYSVALDPVIKGSPHCLRSVAAAAELVEKVRPLVLGHKLIVAVPHEVELLLTRYATKSLSPQRTHRYEAILLLTDNISLKRSKPLNPSTLLPEVHLSNDPHDCVQFVTTYSKTREDLQDVPLAHPDLNLFTDGSSYYLHGKRFTGFAVATENRVLFAEPLSPALGAQAAELIALTCAATFAKGLRVNIYTDSKYAFGICHSVGALWKERVFLTSAGRTIAHGQLIHDLLLAIQEPREIAVIYIPAHTKCLDSFAHGNALADSAARAAAVHDASPATTVVATLLPFPVGPALYDELDEEELNKWKRWEATQQDGIWKLGDKPLLPMRYVLPLTRWIHDRTHGGPEAVASKIQQLWAAPGVYSAAKRLTDSCTLCKKYGVTKVTTVPGKQPPAYFPFQKLQIDFAELPPSMGYKYILVIVDQLSHWVEAFPTRKNDSKIVVKTLLRDIIPRYGIPEIIDSDRGPHFTAAVLMQVYVALDIQAAFHTPYHPQSSGQVERMNRTIKDRLAKVTADTGLKWPKALPLVLWDLRTTPHATTKLSPAEVLFGRVLAVPFTFMSAKTALLEGDEAVTQYLLYLQNSFTQIRNYMHWYQGVTPEIQELRNLSQIVLQNRMALDILLALQGGVCTMLNSSCCMYIDQSKQLISEVDKIWKVSHVMQQIQRDDANWGVADLWQWMTSWFPDLGTLVKKILMIVIVIVIVFVIIFVLIHCMSMFCNCCCNLLNQQKLYYRYQ; translated from the coding sequence ATGACCTTAGAAATTTCCTCTACAGGCCATGTCTTAGCTGATGTTAATGGAAAATCAGTCTCTTTCTTAGTAGATACTGGGGCTACACTCTCGCTTCTCAACTTTGATGTGCCACAAACATCGCAGGAAATGATTGCTATCAAGGGTGTTACAGGCTCTGTGCTTAACCATGCTCTCTCTAAACCACTCCCTGTTACTTTAGGCGATAAAGTTACATGGGCTCGCTTTATTGTTGCACCGGGGGCACCGACTTCTTTGCTGGGACGAGATCTCTTACAAGAGTTTGGTACTCAATTGACCTATGGTAAAGGTAaagctaaattgatttttattggaaGTGTTTTCACTCTAGATCATACTCCGAAGAAAGAAGTGGCCATTCCCTGGGAATTGCGGAATGTCCCTTCTGGACTTTGGAGTCGTACAACTAAAGATATTGGTCTTTTGAAGTCTGCGCTGCCGGTTGTTATTAAAACTAAAGGTGGTCCCCCTCCTGCTATTAAGCAATATCCAATACCAGCTGTTGCATTACCGAGTTTgcgaaaacaaattcaaaccttTCTCGATGAAGGGATTCTAAAACCTATTATGAGTCCATTTAATACCCCAATTCTTCCAGTTAGTAAAAATCGACTAGATGAGGATGGAGATCCTGAGTACCGTTTTGTACAAGATTTACGGGCTATCAACGATTATGTTGAAGCTCCGCACCCAGTTGTACCAGatccaagtttaattttaaccGAAATTCCATCTTGGGCGCACTGGTACACTGTTTTAGATCTGACAGGAGCTTTCTTTAGCATACCtgtagcagaagaaagccaacctttgtttgccttcacttgGGAAGGTCGCCAATTGACTTGGACTCGGCTCCCTCAAGGCTTTACTGCTTCCCCTACCTTGTTTTCGCAAATTCTCAAATATGATCTCCAAGATATTGAATTGCCAAACAAATCTGCACTGATTCAATATGTTGATGATTTGCTTGTTGCTAGCCGAACTCGGGAGGCCTGTGCAATTGATACAGAGCACCTTTGCATTCGACTATATCATAAGGGTCATCGTGCCTCATTAGCTAAGTTACAATTCTGTGAaccagaggtaaaatatttgggctttgttttagcaGGAGGGGTTCGAAAGATTGATCCCGACAGAATCAACGCTATTCTTCAAATTACACCACctgttactaaaaaacaaatgagagcttTCCTTGGCCAAGCTGGGTTCTGTCGACCATGGATTTTAGGGTTTAGCGAACTAGCTAGACCACTTATTGAAACTACAAAGGACAAAGCTCCAGAGCCAATTGTCTGGACGCCAGAATTGTCCGATGCCTTTGCATCTTTGAAGCAAGCCTTAGTCACAGCCCCAGCTTTAGGCCTGCCAAATTACACTAAACCTTTCACTTTGTATGCTACCGAGAAGGGTGGCATTGCAAAGGGGGTCCTAGTACAACCTCATGGACCCTATGAAAGACCTGTGGGTTATTATTCAGTTGCTCTTGACCCAGTTATCAAAGGGTCGCCACATTGCCTTAGATCAGTAGCAGCAGCTGCGGAATTAGTGGAAAAAGTTCGCCCACTTGTTCTGGGTCACAAATTGATTGTTGCCGTGCCTCATGAAGTTGAACTTTTACTAACCCGATATGCTACCAAGTCTCTCTCACCGCAGCGCACACATCGATACGAAGCCATCCTGTTACTGACTGATAATATCTCTTTAAAACGGTCAAAACCCTTAAACCCATCTACCCTTCTACCTGAGGTGCACCTTTCCAATGACCCACACGACTGTGTGCAATTTGTCACcacttattctaaaaccagagaagatttGCAAGATGTTCCTCTCGCCCACCCGGACCTTAacctgttcacagatggatcaaGTTACTATCTGCATGGTAAGcgttttactggttttgctgttgccacTGAAAATCGCGTACTTTTTGCTGAAcctctctctccagcacttgGAGCACAAGCCGCAGAACTAATTGCCTTGACTTGTGCTGCAACGTTTGCTAAAGGTCTCCGAGTTAATATCTATACAGACTCTAAGTACGCTTTTGGCATTTGTCATTCTGTTGGCGCACTTTGGAAAGAACGCGTTTTTTTGACCTCCGCCGGTCGTACTATTGCTCATGGACAATTAATTCATGATTTGCTGCTCGCTATCCAGGAACCACgagaaattgctgttatttacaTTCCTGCTCATACTAAATGCCTTGATTCTTTCGCTCATGGCAACGCCTTGGCCGACTCCGCGGCGAGAGCGGCAGCAGTCCACGATGCATCTCCTGCTACAACTGTGGTTgctacccttcttccttttcccgtTGGTCCTGCCCTTTATGATGAACTGGATGAAGAAGAGCTCAACAAATGGAAACGCTGGGAAGCAACGCAACAGGACGGCATCTGGAAACTAGGTGATAAACCCTTATTGCCTATGAGGTATGTCCTTCCTCTAACTCGCTGGATTCACGATCGTACTCATGGGGGGCCTGAAGCTGTAGCTTCTAAAATCCAACAGTTGTGGGCAGCGCCTGGAGTTTACAGTGCTGCGAAACGCCTGACTGACTCTTGTActctttgcaagaaatatgGGGTCACAAAGGTCACAACAGTCCCTGGCAAGCAGCCGCCTGCttactttcctttccagaaactgcaaattGATTTCGCAGAACTCCCCCCTTCTATGGGATATAAGTACATTCTTGTTATTGTTGATCAACTTTCGCACTGGGTGGAAGCCTTTCCTACTCGCAAGAACGATTCGAAAATTGTGGTTAAGACCCTGCTTCGTGATATCATTCCGAGGTACGGTATCCCTGAAATTATTGATTCTGATAGGGGACCGcactttactgctgctgttctaatgCAAGTTTATGTTGCTCTTGATATACAGGCTGCCTTTCACACGCCCTACCATCCACAATCTTCTGGTCAGGTAGAGCGGATGAATCGCACTATTAAAGATCGTTTGGCAAAAGTCACTGCAGACACAGGTCTCAAATGGCCTAAAGCATTACCGCTTGTTTTATGGGATCTTCGTACAACTCCTCATGCTACTACTAAactcagccctgctgaagttTTGTTCGGGCGAGTTTTGGCAGTTCCGTTTACCTTTATGTCTGCCAAAACTGCCCTCCTGGAAGGGGACGAGGCAGTAACGCAGTACTTGCTctatctgcaaaacagttttactCAGATCAGAAATTATATGCATTGGTATCAAGGAGTGACACCAGAAATTCAAGAATTGCGTAACCTATCTCAGATTGTTTTACAGAATCGAATGGCTTTAGACATCCTGTTAGCTTTGCAAGGAGGCGTCTGTACCATGCTAAACTCCAGTTGCTGTATGTATATCGATCAGAGTAAGCAATTGATAAGTGAAGTGGATAAAATCTGGAAAGTTAGTCATGTTATGCAGCAAATTCAACGAGATGACGCTAACTGGGGTGTCGCAGACCTGTGGCAATGGATGACTTCCTGGTTTCCTGATCTCGGAACGTTAGTGAAGAAGATTTTGATGATTGTCATTGTCATTGTAATTGTCTTTgtgatcatttttgttttgattcattGTATGTCAATGTTTTGTAATTGTTGCTGTAATCTCTTGAATCAACAGAAGCTTTATTATCGTTATCAGTAA